A stretch of Pseudomonas sp. LS.1a DNA encodes these proteins:
- a CDS encoding sigma-E factor negative regulatory protein — protein MSREALQESLSAVMDNEADELELRRVLNAVDDAETRATWSRYQVARAAMHKELLLPNLDIASAVSAALADEAVPAKVKKGPWRSIGRLAVAASVTLAVLAGVRMYNQDEITGAELAAQQPAQQGLSVPQAQGPAVLAGYSESSEQPTGPMANGVLQNQAGWDQRLPGYLRQHAQESALKGTETALPYARAASLENR, from the coding sequence ATGAGTCGTGAAGCTTTGCAGGAATCGCTGTCCGCGGTGATGGATAACGAAGCGGACGAGCTTGAACTGCGTCGGGTGTTGAACGCCGTAGACGATGCTGAAACCCGTGCCACCTGGTCGCGTTACCAGGTTGCCCGCGCAGCCATGCACAAGGAGCTGCTGCTGCCTAACCTGGATATCGCCTCGGCGGTGTCTGCAGCGCTGGCTGACGAAGCCGTGCCGGCCAAGGTCAAGAAAGGCCCATGGCGCAGCATTGGCCGCCTGGCGGTAGCTGCCTCGGTCACTCTGGCGGTGCTGGCTGGTGTACGCATGTACAACCAGGACGAGATCACTGGCGCCGAGCTGGCTGCCCAGCAACCTGCCCAGCAAGGCCTGAGTGTGCCACAAGCGCAAGGCCCAGCCGTTTTGGCAGGCTATAGTGAGAGCAGTGAGCAACCGACCGGGCCGATGGCCAACGGCGTGCTGCAGAACCAGGCCGGCTGGGATCAGCGTCTGCCAGGCTACCTGCGCCAGCATGCTCAGGAATCTGCGCTCAAGGGCACTGAAACCGCATTGCCGTATGCCCGCGCCGCCAGCCTGGAAAACCGTTAA
- the rpoE gene encoding RNA polymerase sigma factor RpoE: MLTQEEDQQLVERVQRGDRRAFDLLVLKYQHKILGLIVRFVHDTHEAQDVAQEAFIKAYRALGNFRGDSAFYTWLYRIAINTAKNYLVSRGRRPPDSDVSSEDAEFYDGDHGLKDLESPERSLLRDEIEGTVHRTIQQLPEDLRTALTLREFDGLSYEDIASVMQCPVGTVRSRIFRAREAIDKALQPLLQET; encoded by the coding sequence ATGCTAACCCAGGAAGAGGATCAGCAGCTTGTAGAGCGCGTTCAGCGCGGTGACAGGCGAGCGTTCGATCTGTTGGTGCTGAAGTATCAGCACAAGATTCTCGGGTTGATCGTGCGGTTCGTTCACGACACCCACGAGGCCCAGGATGTAGCACAGGAAGCCTTCATCAAGGCCTACCGTGCGCTTGGCAACTTCCGCGGAGACAGTGCGTTCTATACGTGGCTGTACCGCATCGCCATCAACACGGCGAAGAACTACCTGGTGTCCCGTGGAAGACGGCCGCCAGACAGCGATGTGAGCTCCGAGGATGCGGAGTTTTATGACGGCGATCATGGTCTCAAGGATCTCGAGTCCCCAGAACGCTCCTTGTTGCGGGATGAAATCGAAGGCACCGTCCATCGCACCATCCAGCAGCTGCCTGAAGACCTGCGCACGGCACTTACCCTGCGCGAGTTCGACGGGCTGAGTTACGAAGACATTGCCAGTGTCATGCAATGTCCGGTGGGTACCGTGCGCTCTCGAATCTTCCGCGCTCGGGAGGCCATAGACAAAGCCCTGCAACCTTTGCTGCAGGAAACCTGA
- the nadB gene encoding L-aspartate oxidase — MSQQFQHDVLVIGSGAAGLSLALNLPGHLRVAVLSKGDLANGSTFWAQGGVAAVLDNTDTVQSHVEDTLNAGGGLCHEEAVRFTVEHSREAIEWLIEQGVPFTRDEHYSVDDGGFEFHLTREGGHSHRRIIHAADATGAAIFTTLLEQARKRPNIQLLEQRVAVDLITERRLGLPGERCLGAYVLDRNTGEVDTFGARFTVLATGGAAKVYLYTSNPDGACGDGIAMAWRAGCRVANLEFNQFHPTCLYHPQAKSFLITEALRGEGALLRLPNGERFMPRFDPREELAPRDIVARAIDHEMKRLGVDCVYLDITHKPVDFIKSHFPTVYERCLAFGIDITRQPIPVVPAAHYTCGGVMVDDRGHTDVPGLYAIGETSFTGLHGANRMASNSLLECFVYGRAAASDIQAHLDEVAMPKALPGWDASQVTDSDEDVIIAHNWDELRRFMWDYVGIVRTSKRLQRAQHRIRLLLDEIDEFYSNYKVSRDLIELRNLAQVAELMILSAMQRKESRGLHYTLDYPGMLDEAKDTILSPL, encoded by the coding sequence ATGAGCCAACAATTCCAACATGATGTCCTGGTGATCGGCAGCGGCGCCGCCGGTCTCAGCCTGGCACTGAACCTCCCCGGCCACCTGCGAGTCGCCGTACTCAGCAAGGGCGACCTGGCCAACGGCTCGACCTTCTGGGCCCAGGGCGGTGTCGCGGCGGTACTGGACAATACCGATACCGTGCAGTCGCATGTCGAGGACACGCTCAATGCCGGCGGCGGTCTGTGCCATGAAGAGGCGGTGCGCTTTACCGTCGAGCACAGCCGCGAAGCCATCGAGTGGTTGATCGAGCAAGGCGTGCCCTTTACCCGCGACGAGCACTACAGCGTCGACGACGGCGGCTTCGAGTTCCACCTGACCCGCGAAGGCGGCCATAGCCACCGACGTATCATCCACGCCGCCGACGCCACCGGTGCAGCCATCTTCACCACGCTGCTGGAGCAGGCCCGCAAACGCCCGAACATCCAGTTACTGGAGCAACGCGTGGCGGTCGACCTGATCACCGAACGCCGCCTCGGCCTGCCCGGCGAGCGCTGCCTGGGCGCCTACGTGCTCGACCGCAACACCGGCGAAGTGGACACCTTCGGCGCGCGCTTCACCGTGCTGGCTACTGGCGGCGCGGCCAAGGTCTACCTGTATACCAGCAACCCCGATGGCGCCTGCGGCGACGGCATCGCCATGGCCTGGCGGGCCGGCTGCCGGGTGGCGAACCTGGAGTTCAACCAGTTTCACCCGACCTGCCTGTACCATCCACAGGCCAAGAGCTTCCTGATCACCGAAGCCCTGCGCGGCGAAGGCGCGCTCCTGCGCTTGCCCAATGGTGAGCGTTTCATGCCACGCTTCGACCCGCGTGAAGAACTGGCCCCGCGCGACATCGTCGCCCGCGCCATCGACCACGAGATGAAGCGCCTGGGCGTGGACTGCGTATACCTGGACATCACCCACAAACCGGTCGACTTCATCAAGAGCCACTTCCCCACCGTGTACGAGCGTTGCCTGGCGTTTGGCATCGACATCACTCGCCAGCCGATCCCGGTGGTACCGGCGGCGCACTACACCTGCGGCGGGGTGATGGTCGACGACCGTGGCCACACCGACGTGCCGGGCCTGTACGCCATTGGCGAAACCAGCTTCACCGGCCTGCACGGTGCCAACCGCATGGCCAGCAACTCGCTGCTGGAATGCTTTGTCTATGGCCGTGCCGCTGCGTCCGACATCCAGGCGCACCTGGATGAAGTGGCCATGCCCAAGGCCCTGCCCGGCTGGGATGCCAGCCAGGTCACCGACTCGGACGAGGATGTGATCATTGCGCACAACTGGGACGAACTGCGGCGCTTCATGTGGGACTACGTCGGCATCGTGCGCACCAGCAAGCGCCTGCAGCGAGCGCAGCACCGCATTCGCCTGCTGCTGGACGAAATCGATGAGTTCTATAGCAACTACAAGGTCAGCCGCGACCTGATCGAATTGCGCAACCTGGCGCAGGTGGCCGAGCTGATGATCCTGTCGGCCATGCAGCGCAAAGAAAGCCGCGGGCTGCATTACACCCTGGATTACCCGGGGATGCTGGACGAGGCCAAGGACACCATTCTAAGCCCGCTCTGA
- a CDS encoding protein YgfX gives MSSPSECFECRWQGSRLLLAAYLGCQVLAWFAVWASPLPGWLTLAVVATCIAHAGWAIPRRILLTHEHAVVGLRRDVRGWQVFSRARGWQPVRLCRDSVALPGLVVLRFVRAGCWLGRSQCVPRDALGADEHRRLRVRLKFSRRRWAEVSRA, from the coding sequence GTGTCCAGCCCAAGTGAGTGCTTCGAGTGCCGCTGGCAAGGCTCGCGCCTGCTGCTGGCGGCCTACCTGGGTTGCCAGGTACTGGCGTGGTTCGCCGTATGGGCGAGCCCGCTGCCCGGGTGGTTGACCCTTGCTGTTGTCGCTACCTGTATTGCCCACGCTGGCTGGGCCATTCCCCGACGTATTTTGCTGACGCATGAACATGCTGTTGTTGGCTTGCGCCGTGATGTGCGCGGTTGGCAGGTGTTCAGCCGTGCCCGTGGCTGGCAGCCGGTGCGCTTGTGCCGGGACAGTGTGGCGTTGCCAGGGCTTGTAGTGTTGCGCTTTGTGCGGGCCGGGTGCTGGTTGGGGCGGAGCCAATGCGTACCGCGTGATGCGTTGGGGGCTGATGAGCACCGGCGCTTGCGGGTGCGGCTGAAGTTCAGCCGGCGCAGGTGGGCAGAGGTGAGCCGGGCATAG
- a CDS encoding FAD assembly factor SdhE: protein MVEQTELNRLFWHSRRGMLELDVLLVPFTQEVYPTLNETDRELYVRLLSCEDQDMFGWFMERTESEDPELQRMVRIILDRVQPK, encoded by the coding sequence ATGGTCGAACAAACTGAACTCAACCGGCTTTTCTGGCACAGCCGCCGCGGCATGCTGGAACTGGACGTACTGCTGGTGCCTTTCACCCAGGAAGTCTACCCCACGCTCAACGAGACCGACCGCGAACTCTACGTGCGTCTGTTGAGCTGCGAGGATCAGGACATGTTCGGCTGGTTCATGGAGCGCACCGAGTCCGAAGACCCGGAGCTGCAGCGCATGGTCCGCATCATCCTGGACCGTGTCCAGCCCAAGTGA